Proteins encoded by one window of Halomonas sp. Bachu 37:
- a CDS encoding methylated-DNA--[protein]-cysteine S-methyltransferase → MNDYERIEKALAYMVANTAQQPRLETVAAHVHLSVFHFQRLFCRYVGISPKRFLQALTLERGKCLIASSRSLLDTAHELGLSSGSRLYDHFVQLEAVTPGEHKGQGEGVEISYGVHPTALGELFVAVTPRGICRMGFVDATSADELLAKLSREWPRSTLSHCPESTRYAVDLLFAAAKQGTPGSISLHVTGTNFQIAVWRALLTIPDGQLASYSHLAQVLGSPKSSRAVGNAVGANPIALWIPCHRVVQQSGALGGYRWGVARKRLVQAWELAQLDETALAP, encoded by the coding sequence ATGAACGACTACGAGCGTATCGAGAAAGCGCTGGCCTATATGGTGGCAAATACGGCTCAACAACCCCGGCTGGAGACAGTGGCGGCGCACGTGCATTTGAGCGTGTTTCACTTCCAGCGGCTGTTCTGTCGTTACGTGGGGATTAGTCCCAAGCGCTTCTTGCAGGCGCTGACGCTGGAGCGGGGCAAGTGCTTGATCGCCTCATCGCGCTCCTTGCTGGATACCGCCCATGAGTTGGGGCTCAGTAGCGGCTCTCGGCTCTACGATCATTTCGTGCAGTTGGAAGCCGTAACCCCGGGAGAGCACAAGGGGCAGGGCGAAGGGGTCGAGATTTCCTACGGCGTTCATCCCACGGCCCTTGGTGAACTATTCGTGGCGGTAACACCCCGGGGTATCTGCCGCATGGGCTTCGTCGATGCTACTAGCGCAGATGAGTTGTTGGCCAAACTTTCCAGAGAGTGGCCCCGCAGTACGCTTTCTCATTGCCCCGAGTCGACTCGCTACGCGGTGGATCTCCTTTTTGCCGCAGCAAAGCAGGGCACGCCTGGCTCGATATCGCTGCACGTGACCGGCACTAATTTCCAGATCGCGGTCTGGCGGGCGCTGCTTACCATTCCCGACGGCCAGCTGGCGAGCTACTCGCATCTTGCCCAGGTGCTGGGGTCGCCCAAGTCGTCGCGGGCGGTGGGCAATGCAGTGGGGGCCAATCCCATCGCCCTGTGGATTCCCTGCCATCGGGTCGTGCAGCAAAGCGGCGCACTGGGAGGCTATCGCTGGGGAGTGGCCAGGAAACGGTTGGTGCAGGCCTGGGAGCTGGCGCAGCTGGACGAAACGGCATTGGCGCCATAG
- a CDS encoding histone deacetylase, which produces MIGERDVLVIHDDRMLAHRPNPEVPFQPGKLDSRIQAILGSLFDSANTKWSYPEHPGRLTSITDLLTRESIAGVRYETARPATEEQLGRVHATSYIENIYTLRGKQAWLDVDTTAVSPGSVDAAEVAAGSAIAAVEAVVSGRAGSAFALCRPPGHHAESVRARGFCLFNNVAVAAAHAHAKLGCERVLIIDWDVHHGNGTQDIFWASPDVMFFDTHRAAPFYPGSGNKEEIGAGLGEGLTINVPLPAGCGDMALIKAYREILMPAADWFKPDLILVSAGFDMHRLDLCMNLSYSGFGALTGIVQELADRHCEGRLAMVLEGGYNLESLARGVRTVLEVLAGGQPPEIEEPGIKEVDELAAYHRDAFN; this is translated from the coding sequence GTGATCGGTGAACGCGATGTGCTCGTAATTCATGATGACCGTATGCTGGCGCACCGGCCAAATCCTGAGGTTCCCTTCCAGCCTGGAAAGCTGGATAGCCGAATCCAGGCTATTCTGGGCAGCCTTTTCGACAGCGCCAATACCAAATGGAGCTATCCCGAGCACCCCGGGCGGCTAACGAGCATTACCGATCTACTCACCCGCGAAAGCATTGCCGGCGTCCGCTATGAAACGGCCCGACCCGCCACGGAAGAGCAACTGGGCAGAGTCCATGCGACGTCCTACATCGAGAATATCTATACGCTGCGTGGCAAGCAGGCGTGGCTGGACGTCGATACCACGGCGGTTTCCCCCGGTAGTGTCGATGCCGCTGAGGTGGCGGCGGGTTCAGCCATCGCCGCAGTGGAAGCGGTCGTTTCCGGCCGGGCCGGCAGCGCTTTCGCCCTTTGCCGCCCACCGGGACACCATGCGGAGTCGGTGCGCGCGCGCGGCTTCTGCCTGTTCAACAACGTGGCCGTCGCTGCGGCTCACGCCCACGCCAAGCTGGGTTGCGAGCGGGTTCTGATCATCGATTGGGACGTTCATCATGGCAATGGAACCCAGGATATCTTCTGGGCCTCGCCCGATGTGATGTTCTTCGATACCCACCGTGCCGCTCCCTTCTATCCGGGGTCCGGCAACAAGGAGGAAATCGGCGCGGGCTTGGGCGAGGGGCTGACCATCAACGTTCCCCTGCCCGCCGGCTGCGGCGATATGGCGCTGATCAAGGCCTATCGCGAAATACTGATGCCTGCGGCTGACTGGTTCAAACCGGACCTAATACTGGTTTCCGCTGGCTTTGACATGCATCGTCTCGACCTGTGCATGAACTTGAGCTATAGCGGTTTCGGCGCCTTGACCGGCATCGTCCAGGAGCTGGCCGACAGGCACTGTGAGGGGCGTTTAGCCATGGTGCTTGAGGGAGGCTACAATCTCGAATCATTGGCCCGCGGGGTCAGGACGGTACTGGAAGTGCTGGCCGGCGGTCAGCCGCCCGAAATCGAGGAGCCCGGCATCAAGGAAGTCGACGAGTTGGCCGCATATCACCGCGATGCGTTCAATTGA
- a CDS encoding CinA family protein, translating into MEVLGRVSEYLQQHELTLATAESCTAGLIVSELARVPGSGQSIDCGLAVYSPEAKNRYLAVSFDTIDTYGLTSEETAREMALGALDNNNANVAVANTGIAGPEPHDGIPVGTVCFAWAFRHADNTYLYTETRRFPGDRNEVRLAAAHYSLELIIEHHRVVTEGNAPLVSN; encoded by the coding sequence ATGGAAGTGCTGGGAAGAGTTAGTGAATATTTGCAGCAACATGAGCTTACACTGGCGACGGCGGAGTCGTGCACGGCGGGCTTGATCGTATCGGAACTTGCCCGGGTGCCGGGCAGCGGCCAGTCCATCGATTGCGGGCTGGCGGTCTACTCTCCCGAGGCCAAGAATCGCTACCTGGCGGTAAGCTTCGATACCATCGATACCTATGGGCTGACCAGCGAGGAGACGGCTCGGGAGATGGCGCTGGGGGCGCTGGACAACAACAATGCCAACGTGGCGGTGGCGAACACCGGAATTGCCGGGCCGGAACCCCACGATGGCATACCGGTAGGAACCGTGTGTTTCGCCTGGGCGTTTCGTCATGCGGATAACACCTATCTCTATACCGAAACCCGGCGTTTCCCGGGAGATCGCAACGAAGTGCGTCTGGCAGCGGCCCACTACTCCCTGGAGCTGATTATCGAACATCACCGTGTGGTAACGGAAGGCAATGCACCTCTTGTCAGTAATTAG
- the nadE gene encoding ammonia-dependent NAD(+) synthetase, protein MANDQQAQQQRICEALAVKASIDPQQEIDARVDFLCRQMIETGQHGLVLGISGGVDSTVAGRLAQLAVEKARDQGVEARFYAMRLPYGEQKDEDDAQKALTFIAPDEVLTTDVKPASDALLASLEQGGLAFRDAGHRDFVLGNIKARERMVTQYAVAGAMGGMVVGTDQAAEALMGFFTKYGDGACDLAPLTGLTKQQVRDIGTALEAPTHLVKKLPTADLESLKPLLADEIALGVTYDEIDAFLIGHPVSEQAFTTIVQTYERTEHKRQLPKAP, encoded by the coding sequence ATGGCGAATGACCAGCAAGCCCAACAGCAGCGTATCTGCGAGGCCCTGGCCGTCAAGGCGTCGATCGACCCGCAACAGGAAATCGATGCACGAGTGGATTTCCTCTGTCGGCAGATGATCGAAACGGGGCAACACGGTCTGGTCCTGGGAATCAGCGGGGGGGTGGATTCCACCGTGGCGGGCCGCCTGGCCCAGCTGGCGGTGGAAAAAGCGCGCGACCAGGGTGTCGAGGCGCGCTTCTACGCCATGCGCCTGCCCTACGGTGAGCAGAAGGATGAAGACGACGCCCAGAAGGCGCTCACCTTTATTGCCCCCGATGAAGTGTTGACAACGGACGTGAAACCGGCAAGCGACGCGCTACTGGCTTCCTTGGAGCAAGGCGGCCTGGCGTTTCGCGATGCTGGACACCGGGATTTCGTGCTGGGCAATATCAAGGCGCGCGAACGGATGGTCACCCAGTATGCCGTGGCTGGGGCCATGGGCGGTATGGTCGTGGGAACCGACCAGGCGGCGGAAGCGTTGATGGGTTTCTTCACCAAATATGGCGATGGTGCCTGCGATCTTGCTCCGCTGACGGGCCTGACCAAGCAACAGGTTCGCGATATCGGTACGGCGCTGGAAGCTCCGACGCATCTCGTGAAGAAATTACCCACGGCGGACCTGGAATCGCTGAAGCCGCTGCTGGCCGATGAAATTGCCCTCGGGGTCACCTACGATGAAATCGATGCGTTTCTCATTGGCCACCCCGTCAGTGAGCAAGCGTTCACTACCATCGTTCAGACCTACGAGCGTACCGAGCATAAACGTCAGCTGCCCAAGGCACCCTAA
- a CDS encoding DASS family sodium-coupled anion symporter, whose translation MTTVWDPLWASHRQVKNLLMCALPTTGAAHASAATGKREPAPEPRPPAYNTPQKIGLLLGPLLFALVTLFFHPEDLSVEGRMVLATTLWVAVWWITEAIPIPVTSLLPIVLLPMTGALESKAVTAAYGNPIIFLFLGGFMIALAMERWDLHKRIALTIIAVLGTSINSIVFGFMAATGFLSMWVSNTASVMMMLPIGTAIVYQVSQELAKSDEDHSGEIDKFSKALIFGIGYGGTIGGLGTLIGTPPNIILAAVVEELLGVQISFAEWMFFAFPVVVILLLISWLLLTRVVYPVKFTSLPGGKALIKKEQEALGRTTFEEKAVLGVFLFAAFMWITRSFLWEGQLLTIPGINDTMIAIMAALLLFLIPSTKGGCLLNWDVAKDIPWGILLLFGGGLAIAAGFGSSGLAAWIGNQMSVLGGVNFLLMILIATGMVLFLTEITSNTATATMILPVLASLALALDIHPFVLMVPAAMAANCAFMLPVGTPPNAIIFATGKLTIIEMVRIGFWVNIIAMLLIVVSVYFLLPLVWGVDLSTYPDVFRD comes from the coding sequence ATGACGACGGTATGGGACCCACTATGGGCTTCCCACCGCCAAGTGAAAAACCTTTTGATGTGCGCCCTGCCGACAACAGGCGCCGCCCATGCCTCGGCTGCCACCGGCAAACGCGAGCCTGCGCCCGAGCCTCGTCCACCCGCCTACAACACGCCACAGAAGATCGGCCTGCTGCTCGGCCCGCTGCTGTTCGCTCTGGTGACACTGTTCTTCCACCCGGAAGACTTGAGTGTCGAGGGGCGCATGGTGCTAGCCACCACGCTGTGGGTGGCGGTCTGGTGGATCACCGAGGCCATCCCGATCCCCGTGACCTCGCTGTTGCCGATCGTATTATTGCCGATGACCGGAGCGCTGGAGAGCAAGGCGGTCACGGCCGCCTACGGCAACCCGATCATCTTTCTCTTTCTGGGCGGTTTCATGATCGCCCTGGCAATGGAGCGCTGGGACCTGCACAAACGCATCGCCTTGACGATCATTGCCGTGCTCGGTACCAGCATCAACAGCATCGTCTTCGGCTTCATGGCGGCGACCGGCTTCCTGTCGATGTGGGTATCCAATACCGCCTCGGTCATGATGATGCTGCCGATCGGTACGGCCATCGTGTACCAGGTCAGTCAGGAGCTGGCGAAAAGTGACGAAGACCATAGCGGCGAGATCGACAAGTTCAGCAAGGCGTTGATTTTCGGTATTGGCTACGGCGGCACCATCGGTGGCTTGGGTACGCTGATCGGTACGCCACCGAACATCATTCTGGCTGCGGTGGTAGAGGAGTTGCTCGGCGTGCAGATTTCATTTGCCGAGTGGATGTTCTTCGCCTTTCCGGTCGTCGTGATACTGCTGCTGATAAGCTGGCTGCTGCTGACCCGGGTGGTGTATCCGGTGAAATTCACCAGCCTGCCCGGCGGCAAGGCGCTGATCAAGAAAGAGCAGGAAGCCCTGGGCAGAACCACTTTCGAAGAGAAAGCGGTGCTGGGCGTGTTTCTATTTGCGGCGTTCATGTGGATCACCCGCTCGTTTCTGTGGGAAGGACAGTTGCTGACCATTCCCGGCATCAACGACACCATGATCGCCATCATGGCGGCGCTGCTGCTGTTCCTGATCCCCTCCACCAAAGGGGGTTGCCTGCTGAACTGGGACGTGGCGAAGGATATTCCGTGGGGCATCCTGCTGCTGTTCGGTGGCGGCCTGGCAATAGCCGCGGGCTTCGGCTCCTCCGGCCTGGCCGCCTGGATCGGCAATCAGATGAGTGTATTGGGCGGGGTCAACTTCCTGCTGATGATCCTGATTGCCACCGGCATGGTGCTGTTCCTGACCGAGATCACCTCGAACACTGCCACCGCGACGATGATCCTGCCGGTGCTGGCCTCTCTTGCCCTGGCGCTGGATATTCACCCCTTCGTGCTGATGGTGCCCGCCGCCATGGCGGCCAACTGCGCCTTCATGCTGCCGGTGGGGACGCCGCCTAACGCCATCATCTTCGCTACCGGGAAACTGACGATCATCGAGATGGTACGCATCGGCTTCTGGGTCAATATCATCGCCATGCTGTTGATCGTGGTGAGCGTCTACTTCCTGTTGCCGCTCGTTTGGGGGGTGGACCTATCCACCTATCCGGACGTATTCCGCGACTGA
- a CDS encoding exonuclease SbcCD subunit D — protein sequence MRLLHTADWHLGRLFHNLSLLADQRHVLDQLIAIVDREAVDAVLIAGDIYDRSVPPAAAVTLLDDILGELCEARGLPVVMISGNHDGAERLRFGARHLRQAGLHIISDLAGCDCPVTLAANGVEVDVFGIPYADPEHVRSQFSVDVRDFDSAHRYLVERINQQRHASRPTVLMSHCFVDGGSASDSERPLTLGGAESVAWEPMQGFDYVALGHLHGPQYRGGEHIRYSGSLLKYSFSEARQRKGVTLVDMDRNGVTRIEQFPLVPSREVRVLEGELDALIAQGKTDPNADDYLLVRLTDRHAILDPMGKLREVYPNVLHLEKPGMLEPRGPQQLDRKRLRFDALAMFNDFFAQTSGEAMNEEQSRAMGELIAQLSRDEEPRI from the coding sequence ATGCGCCTTTTACACACCGCCGACTGGCACTTGGGTCGGCTGTTTCACAATCTCTCCCTGCTCGCTGACCAGCGCCATGTGCTTGACCAGTTGATCGCCATCGTCGACCGCGAAGCGGTGGATGCAGTGTTGATCGCCGGCGATATCTACGACCGCTCGGTGCCGCCTGCCGCCGCCGTGACGCTACTCGACGACATACTGGGCGAGCTGTGCGAGGCGCGCGGCCTGCCGGTGGTGATGATCTCGGGCAACCACGATGGCGCCGAGCGCCTGCGCTTCGGCGCTCGGCATCTGCGTCAGGCGGGGTTGCATATCATCTCCGACCTGGCGGGTTGTGACTGCCCGGTCACGCTCGCCGCGAACGGTGTCGAAGTGGATGTATTCGGCATTCCCTATGCCGACCCCGAGCACGTACGCAGCCAGTTTTCAGTGGACGTGCGCGATTTCGATAGCGCCCACCGCTACCTGGTGGAGCGCATCAATCAACAGCGCCATGCCTCACGCCCCACGGTGCTGATGAGCCACTGCTTCGTGGATGGCGGCAGCGCCTCCGATTCCGAACGTCCGCTGACGCTGGGCGGCGCTGAAAGCGTGGCCTGGGAACCGATGCAGGGCTTTGACTATGTGGCGCTCGGTCATCTGCACGGCCCGCAGTATCGCGGCGGTGAGCACATTCGCTACAGCGGCTCGCTGCTGAAATACAGCTTTTCCGAAGCGCGCCAGCGCAAGGGCGTCACACTGGTGGATATGGACAGGAACGGCGTGACGCGAATCGAGCAGTTTCCGCTAGTTCCGAGCCGCGAGGTACGTGTCTTGGAAGGCGAGCTTGACGCGTTGATCGCCCAGGGCAAGACGGACCCCAACGCCGACGACTACCTGCTGGTGCGGCTCACCGACCGCCACGCGATTCTCGATCCCATGGGCAAGTTGCGCGAGGTTTATCCCAACGTCCTGCATCTGGAGAAACCCGGCATGCTGGAGCCCCGAGGCCCGCAGCAGCTCGACCGCAAACGGCTACGCTTTGACGCACTGGCTATGTTCAATGACTTCTTTGCCCAGACCAGCGGCGAAGCGATGAACGAGGAGCAGTCCCGCGCCATGGGGGAACTGATCGCCCAGTTGAGCCGCGACGAGGAGCCCCGGATATGA